Part of the Catalinimonas alkaloidigena genome is shown below.
CCTGATAAAGAGGTACTTTCCGATACGATCAGTACTTTCAAAAGTATTTCCTTTTAATGATGCTCGTAACTTATCAACAGCCAACAGAATTACTCTCTCATCCTCTACTTCCACATCTGTCACTTTTTTGTGCAGAGCGGTGTGATGAAAGTATTTCTGATACATAGCTACTTCTGGTAATTCAGGCATAATCAAATATTTATGGATTAAAAAAGGGCTGCATCACTACAACCCTCTGTTAATATTTTGTGTGACTAAAATGTTTTATTCAGCAACTTCATTAAAACGGGTATTTTTGGTATCAGGATAACTATTGTTAGATCGGTCTATATCGGCCATCTTATAGGATGGGTCTATCTGTATCTGACTGATTTCGCCAAGAGGGCGAGAGATCTCTAACAGATAGGTAGGAAAAACCCAGGGCCAGTCTTGCATCTCAGTGCGCTCATAGCTGGAGTCGTTTTCTTTTTCTCCGCGCATGATACGGAGAGGGATGTAGAATAACTCCTGTTCACCACCTTCATAGGTTACCAGTACATCCAGTGGCATAGGCATTTTATCTACTCTTTCTAAAGTGACATGGGTGGTTGCTCCTCGGTCTTCCACCGACTTTACGCCATAGTTAATGGTGTGCGTGGTATTAACAAAATATTCAAAGTACCAATCCAGCTCTATATCAGACTCTTTCTCCATAATTCTCTTTAGGTTAGTAGGGTTAGGATGTTTGAATTTCCACTCCTCAAAGTAACGCTTCATCCCCTTTGCAAAGGCATTATCACCAATAATATAGCTCAACTGTGCCAGAAATACCGCTCCTTTGGAGTATGCCGCTCTTCCGTAGGCAAAATTGGTGCTGTAATGATCAGAGTGAGTGGTCATGGGTTCCTCTCTACCAGATTCTGCCAGGTTAAAATAACCCGCGTATGAGTTGGCATGTACCTGAGGATCATCCGCATTTCCTCCAAAGATATGCGCCATGGTACGGCTGGAAGCATAAGAGGTAAAGCCTTCATCCATCCAGGAATATAAGCTTTCATTGGTACCCAATACGCCCTGATACCAGCTATGAATCAGTTCATGAACCGTTACCCCTACCAAACTGCGTAATGAGCGATGGCCGGTAATCAGGGTAGCCATAGGGTATTCCATACCGCCATCTCCGCCTTGTACTACAGAATACTTATCGTAAGGGTATTTACCAAAATGCTCATTCATATACTGAAAAGCCTTCACGGTATATTCAGGCAGGTCGTTCCAGTTTTGGGTAAGCGAGTCTTGCTGATAAAAGAAGTGCAAAGTAGGTCCATTAGGCACTTGCGCAATGGTATGCATATAGTCCGGGTCAGCTGCCCACATAAAATCATGTACATGGTCAGCAGTAAAGTGATAAGTGATTTTGTCACCGTTGGGCCGTTTTAAGCGCTTTCCTTCCTCAAGATAGCCGTGTCCTACCTCCTGGGGGTTTTGTAAATAACCAGTAGCCGCCATCACATAAGACGAGTCTATGGAGATTTTTACATCATAGCTTCCCCATACACCGTGAAACTCTCTTCCAATATAAGGATTGGCATGCCAGCCCTCGTAATCGTACTCCGCCATTTTGGGATACCACTGTGACATAGAATAATCAATGCCTTCCTCATTATCTCTTCCTGTACGACGAATCTGAAGCGGCACCTGTCCTTCGAAGGTCATATCAAAAGTGGCTTCACTGTTAGGCATGATGGGCTCATTGAGCGTAACTTCCAGAATTGTACCAACCATCTGATAATCTACTGCCTCACCATTCTGCTCAAGTGACTCTATACGCTGAAAACCTATCTCATCATCTCCCAGATAAAATATACGATCTCCTACCCGACGGTCGGGATCTTCAATGGTGCGAGAACGTACGTCCATCATACTTCCGGGTTGGAAAGCATTAAAGTACAGGTGATAAAAAACCTGATGAAGTGTGTCCGGAGAGTTATTATAGTACACCAGATTTTGTGTACCTGCAAACTGATGCGTATCTACATCCATATCTACTTCCATGGTGTATTCTACGCCTTGTTGCCAGTAGCCACTCTGGGCCTGTACAAACATATTATTTCCCGACAATAAAAAGCTTATGATTCCGAATAAGATTGTGTGTGTATGTCTCATAAAAACTTAACTCATAATTTCTTAAAAAGAGTTCACTCTCCTGAAAAACGTTAAAAATGCCAAATATAAGCACTTATTCCGAGGAAAAGCTTATCTCTAATTCAGAAAGAATGGTTAATAAGAGAATAGATCGCTGCTTTCGCTTTCCTGTCGGAGGAAAGAGAGCACATACTCACCAGAGGTAAGATCTCCGTCCAATGCGAAAGCTAAGGTCAGTTTATTACCCTTTTCAGATAATATCATGTTAAAGTCTACACTATCAGTCTGACGTACCGCCCGGAAGACTCTGCCTTCCACCAGGTTTTCTGTTTGCTGTAATTGCAACACCAAAGAAGCCGGTATTACTGCGGAAGAAGGCTTAGCGTAAATAATCACTTTATCACTGCTCAGTGGTCTGATGTTAATTTTGAGGTTACTCAGATGAGGTAATGCTTTACAGTTTTTAGTCATCCGCTCAGGTTCAGCATACCAGTTATCATGTAACTTTGACAAGAGAGCGGGACCCGACTCGTAAGGTGATTTAGGAAAGCTTGTCAACAGCCCTAAGGAAAATATAGCCACAAGAAAAACTACCAGACGCACACCATTACTTGTTCTCTTCTTTAGCTGCGCTAACTTTCTGCGACAACTGAAATGTGAGTGGTTTCCGGGATATGCTCCTGCTTTAATAAGCAGATGAATGATGTATTTCTTCAGAGACTGTATGGGACTGTTCATAAGCACAACCCAAACTTATCATGCTTTTGCTCCTTTCACAATGCTTATTTTCCTATATTTTTATAGGTATAAAAACCCTACTTAGTCATTGGGATATTCCGCTTTATACAATAAGGGAAAATAAATATTGATTTATTACTTTTTTCGCTCAATGGTGTATTCTACCAAGCGGGTTAATGACTGCTTATAATCGGAATCTGGAAAGGCACTAAGAATCTCCTGCGCCTCCCGGTGGTAGGCATGCATGGCCTCAGTAGCGTACTCTATTCCTCCTGATGCCTTCACAAAGTTTATCACCTCATGCACTTTACGAGCTTTTTCGCTCTGGTTTTTTATGATATAGACAATTCTTTTTTTCTCCAGCCAGGAAGCATGCTGAAGCGCATAGATCAGCGGCAATGTCATCTTTTTTTCTTTGATGTCTATGCCTACCGGTTTACCGATTTCCGCACTTCCGTAGTCAAAAAGGTCGTCTTTGATCTGAAACGCAATACCTACTTTTTCACCAAATTGCTGCATTTTACTGATAACTTCAGGGGCAGACCCTGTAGAGCTCGCCCCGACTCCGCAGCATGAGCTAATCAGTGAAGCAGTTTTCTGACGGATTATCTCGTAGTATACATCTTCAGTAATGTCAAGATTACGGGCTTTTTCTATTTGTAATAACTCCCCTTCACTCATCTCCTTCACTGCATTGGATACAATTTCCAGCAGGTGAAAATCCTTATGTTCTACAGAAAGTAACAACCCTCTTGACAGGAGATAATCTCCTACTAATACAGCTATCTTATTCTTCCACAATGCATTAATAGAGAAAAAGCCCCGACGATAGTTAGAGTCATCTACTACATCATCGTGTACCAGGGTAGCGGTATGCAGGAGCTCAATCAGAGCAGCTCCTCTATGGGTAGCTTCACTAATCTGCCCGGTAAGCCCGGCGGAGAGAAAGACAAACATAGGACGCAGTTGCTTTCCTTTACGCCTGACGATAAAGCTCATGATCTTATCAAGCAGTAAAACTTTGCTCTTCATAAAATCACGAAACTTATTTTCAAATATGCCCATCTCACTCTCAATGGGCGAGCGAATTTCCTGGATAATGCTACTCATAGGTAAGGGCACAATATTACCACCTAATCGTACCAATGCAAAGGACTGAAGAGGATTTGCTTGTTTTTTGTGAGATGATGACTGTAAACATACAGGCTGAAGGTGTTAAAGTTCGCTTACTGAGGTATTATTTTAATACTAAGTTTTAACTTATATGTTTGACTTTCGTCAGAATAAACTATTGTATTGAAGCTTACTTAATATTTCATTTAAGGTTTGTCTTCGGATAACTCTCATGGTACCAATTTCGTTGGTCTACTTCAGGCACATCAGCAAAATACAGACTGAAAATTTAGCCTGCGCTAGCCTACATTTTATCGCCAATGAATACCCGTAACAAAAATACGGCTCATTTTCAGCAATAAATGAAGGTGTTTGGTACTTAATATTCGAGATAAAGTTTTAATAAATTCCCTTTAATCAATTTTTAATGCAGATATTTATAAATTCCAATATTAGTACTCATGTTTTATTATTTATCTTCTGAAAATACACTAAAGCTAAAAAATAATATTTAGACTCTCTGATGAACTATGGCCGAACAGCAAAAAGAAGCTTTAGGTAGAATATTAGACCACTCTATTAACGAGTTTTACATTCTCGATATCAATACCTTTCAATTCCAATATGTCAATAAGGCTGCCATTACCCGCTTGGGGTATACTCGGGAGGAGTTATTGAGGTTTACCCCTATTGATATCACTCCAAAATTTTCTAAGAAATCTTTTCCTCTGCTTATTGCTCCGCTTATAGCGCAGGAGGTTCAGGAAATCAATCTGCGCGCCACTCACTTTAGAAAAGATTGTACTACCTATCCCGTAAAAATACAGCTACATCTCTCAGACTATATGAGCAAACAGGTAATTGTAGCTAATGTAACGGATATTACTGAAGAGCAAAACTCTGCTACAGAAATCATTGAGAGTAAGCGTTTTATAGAAAGTATAGCCGACACCTCTCCGGAACTTTTGTACGTTTTTGACTTTGCCAAAGGTGACTATATCTATTTTAGTAATCACATCAAAGACATGCTCGGCTATGAGGTAGATGATGTACTGAACGGAAAAGAGAAACTTTTTACAAAACTACATCCTGAGGATTTTCAAAAAGTCGCCTACAATTTTCAGGAAAAAATCAGACAAGTCGGTGATGATGAAGTTGTAGAAACTGAGTACAGGGTGCAGCACCGTGATGGCCACTGGGTATGGTTATCCAGCCGTGATAAGCCTTTCAAAAGAGACGAAAATGGCCATGTAACGCAGACCGTAGGAACTGCCCAGGATATTACCCACAGGATACAGTACGAGCAGCGGCTCAAAAGACAAAATGAAGAGCTAAAAAAAACCAATGCAGAGTTGGATCGCTTTGTATACAGTTCCTCTCATGATCTGAGAGCTCCGCTTGCCTCTGTACTGGGGCTTATCAACATTGCTTTGCTTGAGAACACGCCTGAAGAAAAAGATGTATACATCAAGCTGATGGAAACCAGCATTAACCGTCTTGACCGCTTTATTCAAGACATCATCAACTACTCGCGTAACTCCAGAATGGAGGTAGCCCGGGAGGCCATCGATTTTGAGAAGTTAGTAGATGATACCATCAGTAACCTTAACTATATGGAGGGGCTGGATGTCATAAATTTCAC
Proteins encoded:
- a CDS encoding PAS domain S-box protein produces the protein MAEQQKEALGRILDHSINEFYILDINTFQFQYVNKAAITRLGYTREELLRFTPIDITPKFSKKSFPLLIAPLIAQEVQEINLRATHFRKDCTTYPVKIQLHLSDYMSKQVIVANVTDITEEQNSATEIIESKRFIESIADTSPELLYVFDFAKGDYIYFSNHIKDMLGYEVDDVLNGKEKLFTKLHPEDFQKVAYNFQEKIRQVGDDEVVETEYRVQHRDGHWVWLSSRDKPFKRDENGHVTQTVGTAQDITHRIQYEQRLKRQNEELKKTNAELDRFVYSSSHDLRAPLASVLGLINIALLENTPEEKDVYIKLMETSINRLDRFIQDIINYSRNSRMEVAREAIDFEKLVDDTISNLNYMEGLDVINFTTSYDVSVPFVSDERRLSVILSNLIGNAIRYRSSSVDQPYIHIKVSTSPEFATIVVEDNGIGIAPEHQTKIFDMFFKASNERHGSGIGLYIVKETISVLKGSIAVESKTRVGTIFTLRIPNLA
- a CDS encoding M1 family metallopeptidase → MRHTHTILFGIISFLLSGNNMFVQAQSGYWQQGVEYTMEVDMDVDTHQFAGTQNLVYYNNSPDTLHQVFYHLYFNAFQPGSMMDVRSRTIEDPDRRVGDRIFYLGDDEIGFQRIESLEQNGEAVDYQMVGTILEVTLNEPIMPNSEATFDMTFEGQVPLQIRRTGRDNEEGIDYSMSQWYPKMAEYDYEGWHANPYIGREFHGVWGSYDVKISIDSSYVMAATGYLQNPQEVGHGYLEEGKRLKRPNGDKITYHFTADHVHDFMWAADPDYMHTIAQVPNGPTLHFFYQQDSLTQNWNDLPEYTVKAFQYMNEHFGKYPYDKYSVVQGGDGGMEYPMATLITGHRSLRSLVGVTVHELIHSWYQGVLGTNESLYSWMDEGFTSYASSRTMAHIFGGNADDPQVHANSYAGYFNLAESGREEPMTTHSDHYSTNFAYGRAAYSKGAVFLAQLSYIIGDNAFAKGMKRYFEEWKFKHPNPTNLKRIMEKESDIELDWYFEYFVNTTHTINYGVKSVEDRGATTHVTLERVDKMPMPLDVLVTYEGGEQELFYIPLRIMRGEKENDSSYERTEMQDWPWVFPTYLLEISRPLGEISQIQIDPSYKMADIDRSNNSYPDTKNTRFNEVAE
- a CDS encoding polyprenyl synthetase family protein, which codes for MSSIIQEIRSPIESEMGIFENKFRDFMKSKVLLLDKIMSFIVRRKGKQLRPMFVFLSAGLTGQISEATHRGAALIELLHTATLVHDDVVDDSNYRRGFFSINALWKNKIAVLVGDYLLSRGLLLSVEHKDFHLLEIVSNAVKEMSEGELLQIEKARNLDITEDVYYEIIRQKTASLISSCCGVGASSTGSAPEVISKMQQFGEKVGIAFQIKDDLFDYGSAEIGKPVGIDIKEKKMTLPLIYALQHASWLEKKRIVYIIKNQSEKARKVHEVINFVKASGGIEYATEAMHAYHREAQEILSAFPDSDYKQSLTRLVEYTIERKK